A genomic region of Herbaspirillum sp. DW155 contains the following coding sequences:
- a CDS encoding tRNA (cytidine(34)-2'-O)-methyltransferase, whose amino-acid sequence MFHVVLVEPEIPPNTGNIIRLCANTGAQLHLVEPLGFPLDDAKMRRAGLDYHEYANMQVHKDWDQFLAHRRQDPQFDETRMFAMTTHGSTPFAGLAFRPGDTFVFGSETRGLAPERRESFPSAQRIRLPMRPGNRSINLSNTVAVVVYEAWRQNGYDGGS is encoded by the coding sequence TTGTTCCACGTCGTCCTGGTCGAGCCGGAGATCCCTCCCAATACCGGCAACATCATCCGCCTGTGCGCCAATACCGGTGCGCAACTGCATCTGGTGGAGCCGCTCGGCTTCCCGCTCGACGATGCCAAGATGCGGCGCGCCGGGCTGGATTATCACGAATACGCCAACATGCAGGTCCACAAGGACTGGGACCAGTTCCTGGCCCATCGCCGTCAGGACCCGCAGTTCGATGAGACACGCATGTTCGCCATGACCACGCATGGCTCCACACCCTTTGCCGGGCTGGCCTTCCGGCCGGGCGACACCTTCGTGTTCGGCTCGGAAACGCGCGGGCTGGCACCAGAGCGGCGTGAATCCTTCCCGAGCGCACAGCGCATCCGCCTGCCGATGCGGCCGGGCAATCGCAGCATCAACCTGTCCAATACGGTGGCGGTGGTGGTGTATGAAGCCTGGCGGCAGAATGGCTATGACGGTGGCAGCTGA
- a CDS encoding ABC transporter permease — MSLYTLLGALEIGLIFSLVALGVLISFRILVFPDLTVDGSFPLGGAVAATMIAAGYNPFLATFAALLAGALAGFITAWLNVRLKIMDLLASILMMIALYSINLRVMGKPNVPLISEPTIFTILQPDWIPDYVGRPLILLVVVTAAKLLLDWFFSSEIGLAMRATGANARMARAQGIATGRATLAGMALANALVALAGALFAQTQGGSDISMGIGTIVIGLAAVIIGENILPARRLVWTTLAVILGAILYRFFIALALNSDFIGLQAQDLNLVTAVLVMLALVLPMGKRKLKLLRKGA; from the coding sequence ATGTCGCTGTATACCCTCCTGGGCGCGCTGGAGATCGGCCTGATCTTCAGTCTGGTGGCCCTTGGCGTGCTGATCTCCTTCCGCATCCTGGTGTTCCCTGACCTGACCGTCGACGGCAGCTTCCCGCTGGGCGGCGCGGTGGCCGCCACCATGATCGCGGCGGGCTACAATCCCTTCCTCGCCACCTTCGCGGCCCTGCTGGCCGGGGCGCTGGCCGGTTTCATCACTGCCTGGCTCAACGTACGGCTGAAGATCATGGACCTGCTGGCCAGTATCCTGATGATGATCGCGTTGTACTCGATCAACCTGCGTGTGATGGGCAAGCCCAACGTGCCGCTCATTTCGGAGCCGACCATCTTCACCATCCTGCAGCCGGACTGGATTCCCGATTACGTCGGCCGTCCGCTGATCCTGCTGGTGGTGGTGACCGCTGCCAAGCTGCTGCTGGACTGGTTCTTCTCTTCCGAGATCGGCCTGGCCATGCGCGCCACCGGCGCCAATGCCCGCATGGCGCGCGCCCAGGGCATCGCCACCGGCCGCGCCACGCTGGCCGGCATGGCCCTGGCCAATGCGCTGGTGGCACTGGCCGGTGCCCTGTTTGCACAGACCCAGGGCGGCTCCGACATCTCCATGGGCATCGGTACCATCGTCATCGGCCTGGCGGCCGTGATCATCGGCGAGAACATCCTGCCGGCGCGCCGCCTGGTGTGGACCACGCTGGCGGTGATCCTGGGCGCGATCCTGTATCGCTTCTTCATCGCGCTGGCGCTCAACAGCGACTTCATCGGCCTGCAGGCGCAGGATCTGAATCTGGTGACGGCCGTGCTGGTGATGCTGGCGCTGGTGCTGCCCATGGGCAAGCGCAAGTTGAAACTGCTGAGAAAGGGAGCCTGA
- a CDS encoding ABC transporter substrate-binding protein produces MFAVSKSLRAVAGALALSAICASALAAEKVVAITSFVEHPALDAVRDGTKDELIAEGFEPGKNLKWDFQSAQANAGTAGQIAKKFVGDNPDVIVAIGTPSAQPMVAATKTIPIVYSAIADPMAAQLVKDWKPSGTNVTGLSHMLDPVKQVEIIKRVVPEAKRVGVVYNPGEANSVSALNNLKGELQKAGLTLVEAAAPRSVDVAPAAKSLIGKIDVMYTTTDNNVVSVFESLAKVCNDARIPLIASDTGSVKRGAVAALGVNFYDMGRQTGKVVARILKGEKAGEIASSPVKNLELYVNTSAAQKQGVTLSPEFLKSATKVLN; encoded by the coding sequence ATGTTTGCAGTATCGAAGTCATTGCGCGCCGTCGCCGGCGCGCTCGCCCTGAGCGCCATCTGCGCATCCGCCCTGGCCGCCGAGAAGGTGGTGGCCATCACTTCCTTCGTCGAACACCCGGCCCTGGACGCCGTGCGTGACGGCACCAAGGACGAACTGATCGCCGAAGGCTTCGAGCCCGGCAAGAATTTGAAGTGGGATTTCCAGAGCGCCCAGGCCAATGCCGGTACCGCCGGCCAGATCGCCAAGAAGTTCGTGGGTGACAATCCGGATGTGATCGTCGCCATCGGCACCCCCTCGGCGCAGCCGATGGTGGCCGCCACCAAGACCATCCCCATCGTCTATTCGGCCATCGCCGATCCTATGGCCGCGCAGCTGGTCAAGGACTGGAAGCCCTCCGGCACCAACGTGACCGGCCTGTCGCACATGCTGGATCCCGTCAAGCAGGTCGAGATCATCAAGCGCGTCGTGCCCGAGGCCAAGCGCGTGGGCGTGGTTTACAATCCGGGCGAAGCCAATTCCGTGTCGGCCCTGAACAACCTCAAGGGCGAGCTGCAGAAAGCCGGCCTGACCCTGGTGGAAGCCGCCGCGCCCCGTTCGGTGGACGTGGCCCCGGCCGCCAAGAGCCTGATCGGCAAGATCGACGTGATGTACACCACCACCGACAACAACGTGGTCTCGGTCTTCGAGTCGCTGGCCAAGGTCTGCAACGATGCCAGGATCCCGCTGATCGCCTCCGACACCGGCAGCGTCAAGCGCGGTGCAGTGGCCGCCCTGGGTGTGAATTTCTACGACATGGGCCGCCAGACCGGCAAGGTCGTGGCGCGTATCCTGAAGGGCGAGAAGGCTGGCGAGATCGCCTCGTCGCCGGTCAAGAACCTGGAGCTGTACGTCAATACCTCGGCAGCGCAAAAGCAAGGCGTTACCCTGTCGCCGGAGTTCCTGAAGTCGGCCACCAAGGTGCTCAACTAA
- a CDS encoding ABC transporter ATP-binding protein produces MLRATDLKITFNPGTPIENPALRGLSLEIPTGQFVAVIGSNGAGKSTFLNAISGDLLVDTGKIEIDGTDVTRKQAWDRAGMVARVFQDPMAGTCEALTIEENMALAMARGRRRGFNFAIRGKMRELFREKLAILNLGLENRLTDRIGLLSGGQRQAVSLLMASLQPSRILLLDEHTAALDPKTAAFVLELTAKIVSEAKLTTMMVTHSMRQALDYGDRTVMLHQGRVVLDVSGPERAGLDVPDLLKMFEQTRGEKLSDDALLLG; encoded by the coding sequence ATGTTGAGAGCCACCGATCTCAAGATCACCTTCAATCCCGGCACCCCCATCGAGAACCCGGCCCTGCGCGGCCTCTCGCTGGAGATTCCGACCGGCCAGTTCGTGGCCGTGATCGGCTCCAATGGTGCGGGCAAGTCCACCTTCCTCAATGCGATCTCCGGTGACCTGCTGGTCGATACCGGCAAGATCGAGATCGACGGTACCGACGTCACCCGCAAGCAGGCGTGGGACCGCGCCGGCATGGTGGCGCGCGTGTTCCAGGATCCGATGGCCGGTACCTGCGAGGCGCTGACCATCGAGGAGAACATGGCGCTGGCGATGGCGCGTGGCCGTCGTCGCGGTTTCAACTTCGCCATTCGCGGCAAGATGCGCGAGCTGTTCCGCGAGAAGCTGGCCATCCTCAACCTGGGGCTGGAGAATCGCCTCACCGACCGTATCGGCCTGCTCTCGGGCGGCCAGCGTCAGGCGGTGAGCCTGTTGATGGCCTCGCTGCAGCCTTCGCGCATCTTGCTGCTGGATGAGCACACGGCCGCGCTGGACCCGAAGACGGCGGCTTTCGTGCTGGAACTGACGGCCAAGATCGTCTCCGAGGCCAAGCTGACCACCATGATGGTGACCCACAGCATGCGCCAGGCGCTGGACTACGGCGACCGCACCGTGATGCTGCACCAGGGCCGCGTGGTGCTGGATGTCTCCGGCCCCGAACGCGCCGGGCTGGACGTGCCGGACCTGCTCAAGATGTTCGAGCAGACGCGCGGGGAGAAGCTCTCGGACGACGCCCTGCTGCTGGGTTGA